The proteins below come from a single Papaver somniferum cultivar HN1 chromosome 11, ASM357369v1, whole genome shotgun sequence genomic window:
- the LOC113321335 gene encoding short integuments 2, mitochondrial-like: MVGTTKMGNVMGRLVKKNLGEMGFNMSGGPVNWFPGHMASATRAIRDRLKLADLVIEVRDARIPLSSVNGDLQDVLSSKNRVIALNKKDLANPNIMHRWTGYFASLKQDCMTINAHSQNSVKKLLEFAELKLKEKISKEPTLIIMVVGVPNVGKSSLINCIHQIASARFPAQQKLKRASVGPLPGVTQDIAGFKIAHHPSIYVLDTPGILVPSIPDIETGLKLALTGSVKDSVVGEERIAQYLLAILNIRSTPLHWKNLNNRRLEASLCGDNGKDYKPKKGIQQNAGDVHYIEDVVSEVQCALYVTLSEFNGNLEDESDLECLIEKQFAALQKAFKIPAHKASDDARRMVSKKFLALFRMGKLGRFTLDDVPGDINPSSSLSNTES, from the exons ATGGTTGGAACAACAAAGATGGGCAATGTGATGGGAAGATTAGTGAAGAAAAATTTAGGAGAGATGGGGTTCAACATGAGTGGTGGACCTGTCAATTGGTTTCCTGGTCACATGGCTTCTGCAACTCGCGCCATTCGTGACCGGCTCAAACTTGCTGACCTTGTTATTGAAGTTCGCGATGCTcgt ATTCCGTTATCATCTGTGAATGGAGATCTTCAGGATGTTCTATCTAGCAAAAACCGAGTTATTGCTCTCAACAAGAAGGATTTGGCCAATCCCAATATAATGCAT CGATGGACTGGATATTTTGCTTCACTTAAGCAAGATTGCATGACAATAAATGCACACAGCCAAAACTCCGTCAAGAAG CTTCTGGAATTTGCAGAACTGAAGCTGAAGGAAAAGATTTCTAAGGAACCCACACTTATAATTATGGTGGTTGGTGTTCCTAATGTTGGCAAGTCGTCGCTTATTAACTGCATCCACCAGATCGCATCTGCACGCTTTCCTG CACAGCAGAAGCTGAAACGGGCTTCAGTGGGACCTTTACCAGGCGTAACTCAAGATATTGCAGGATTTAAG ATTGCACATCACCCGAGCATATATGTTCTTGATACTCCAGGTATACTTGTTCCAAGTATCCCCGATATAGAGACAGGGCTAAAGCTTGCACTAACAG GATCTGTTAAAGATTCGGTGGTTGGTGAAGAACGTATTGCGCAATACCTACTGGCTATTTTAAACATTCGAAGCACACCCCTTCACTGGAAGAACTTGAACAACAGACGACTCGAAGCGTCTTTGTGTGGAGACAATGGAAAGGACTATAAACCGAAAAAAGGAATACAGCAAAATGCGGGTGATGTCCATTATATTGAg GATGTTGTATCAGAAGTCCAGTGTGCATTGTACGTCACACTGTCAGAATTCAATGGTAATTTGGAGGATGAAAGTGATTTAGAGTGTCTGATAGAGAAGCAGTTTGCAGCTCTTCAAAAAGCATTTAAAATACCTGCTCATAAGGCATCAGATGACGCTCGGAGGATGGTATCGAAGAAGTTCCTTGCTCTATTTAGAATGGGTAAACTTGGTCGATTCACTCTCGACGATGTACCCGGTGATATTAACCCGTCATCTTCATTATCTAACACTGAATCTTGA